The following is a genomic window from Polaribacter atrinae.
TTTAACATGATTGTCAATCCAGTTAAAGAGTTGTTTTCCAAGTCCTTGTCCTCTTGTGGCTTCGTCAATTATTACATGATCTGGTTCTACAGATTTACCTATATAGTGTCTTGTAGAGTACCAAAGACCAGATATTCCTACTAGTTTTTCATCTACATATAGCCCGATACATTCGTAATTTGTATTTTTTGATATTTCTATAACTCTTTCTTTTAATATGTCTAAAGGAGTTTTTGTGTTTAATTTTGTTAAAAGCTGAATTATTGTCAAAATATCTTCTGCGTCAATTACTTTTATTAGTGTATTCATGCGTTATAATTTAATAAAGTATGTATTGTTGGTCTTTATTTGTACTTCAAATTCTACAAAAAGTTATATTTTGTCTATTGCTGAATTTAATTTGTTTGTAAATAAAAACCTCAAACGAATGTTTGAGGTTTTTATTAATCTTATTCGTTAGTTTTATTAGACTAGGTAGTTCGTTTATCTTAAGTATAGAAAATTACAAACGTTCTTCAATCCAGGTTTTAAAACTGTAAAAATTTTGTGGAGCAACACCATGCCCAACAGGATATTCTGAATACACATTTTTAAGCCCTAAATTATCTAAAAAAGGTTTGCTTTTTCGTGCCCATTCTATTGGGATAACTTGGTCTACAGTTCCGTGAGAACAATAATAATCAGTTTCTATTTCTTTTGAAATAGCAGTTGGTAGCAATTCTGTGTTTACATATGCGCTTAAAGCAATTACGTGTTGCACTTTATTTGGGTAGAAAAAACTTAAAGAGTAACTTAAAGCTGCTCCCTGACTAAAACCTAGTAAAAAAGTTTTTTCTGGATTTGTGTTGTATTTTGTTTTTACTTCATCAATAAAGATGGCAATTTTATCTATAGACTCTTTTGCTTGTTCTAAATCTGAGAACTTACCATTTATATCATCAAAATTAATAGCGTACCAAGCGTAGCTTCCGGCACCTAGAGTATAAGGTGCTTGTGCACTTACAATTAATAATTCGTCTGGTAATTCTTCAGCAAAAGAAAATAAATCTTGCTCATTGCTTCCGTAGCCATGTAGTAAAACTAATAAAGGCGGGTTTTTAGCAATTTTTTTGGGTTGTCTAACTATGTATTGTAGATCGCTCATTTATATTCCTTTTTAATATAATTATATGTTTTTAAACCATTCTTGAAATTGGTCTCCAATTACGGGAATCGTTTTTTCTTCACCTTTAACGGCTCCAATTAAAGAAATAACCCATAATACTAATAATATAGCACTTACAATTATTCCTGCTGTTCCTCCTATAAACTTATAAATGATCCATCCGTTTAAAAATTGAGCCAAGTTTAAACCAACCATTTGTCTGATATAGAAATTAGCAAAAGAATTCTTTTTACTGTTGTTCATAAAAAAAGCAATGATTAAACCAATAACCCATAAATGACTTATAATTGCTGTTGTTTTACCTTCGTTTACTGTTTGGTTTATCATGCTGTTTATTTTAGTATTAATTGATTATTTGCGTAAATTCCGTAGGCTTTTCCCTTTAATTTTTTATCTAAAAAAGCACTGTTTTTAGAGGTTGATAAAATATCTGCTCTTGTAAAAGTATAGTTATGTTCAGGGTTAAATAAAGTAATTTCTGCTTTAGAGTTTTCTTTGATAGAATGGTTTTCTAAGCCAAAAACACTTTTAGGTTTGCTTGTAAGGTTTTCTATAAAGTCTTGTAAGTTTAAAACTGAATTAATTGCTCCAAAAGCACTTTCTAAACCGATAGTTCCGTCTTTAGCTTCACTAAATTCTAGTTTTTTTTGCTCGATGTCAATTGGGTTGTGGTCTGAAGTGATAATATCGATAACTCCAGATTTAATTCCTTTTATCAAGCTTTTTAAATCGGCTTTTGTTCTTAAAGGAGGGTTTACCTTGTAGTTGCTGTCAAAACCATGTAGTTCATCGTCAGATAAAGTTAAATGATGTATAGCAACACTACAAGTAACTTGCAGTCCTTTCTTTTTTGCTTCTTTAATTAGCTCAACAGATTTTGTGGTAGAAATGGTTGGAATATGTAATTTTCCGCCTGTATATTCTAATAAATATAAATCTCTTGCAATTTGTATGTGTTCTGCTAAAGTAGGACTTCCTTTAAGGCCTAATTTTGTGCTATTAACACCTTCGTTTGCAATTCCTTCTCCAGCAATTGAGTTGTTTTTAGGGAAACTGAAAACCAAACCGTCAAAATTTTGAGCATACAAAAGCGCAATTTTCATCAAGTTGTCGTTTGCAACTGGTTTATTGTAGTCAGCAAAAGCAATTGCTCCAGATTGCTGCATGTCGTACAACTCTGCCATGTCAATACCTTTGCTGTTTTGCGTAAGTGCAGCAATAGGGTATAGGTTTGTGGCAAATCCGTTTGCTTTGTTTCTTAAGAATTCAACGGCAGCCTTATTGTCTATTACTGGGTTTGAGTTTGCGTTTACTGCTACAGATGTAAAGCCACTTTTTGCAGCAACGTCTAATCCGTTTTTAATGTTTTCTCGTTCTTCGTAGCCAGGTTCTCCAAAAGATACACTGGTGTCAAACCAACCGCAAGAAACGTGTAAATTATCTAGTGCTACCACTTGGTAATTATTGTTCTCTATGGAATCCTCAATTTTAGTAATGATTCCGTCGGTAATAAGAATGTCTTTTTGTTGTTGATGATATGGGCTTGAAGTGTCTATAATCGTTGCCGATTTTAAAAGCGTGGTCATGGTTTATAGAATTTTAAAATCAAAATTTCTAATAGCAAAGATACAATTGCCAACGATAAAAACCATTTCCAAAGCCAATGAACTTTATTTTTTTTGTTGATTTTTTTAAAAACGTCTGCAACTGAATTAGAAACTGTAATGTTTTTGTTGGTTTCTTTGAGTTCGTTTAAATCAAGAAAGTTTAACAAACTTTCTTCTTTAGCATAATTGAAAGCGATTTTTTGAATTGTGTCCGCATCTTTTATGATGTTATAAAAGCCAGATTTTAATGGTTGTTCTTTTGTAGTAATACTTACTTTGTTTTGAAATTTCTGTTGTAAAGGAATGAAAGAATTTTCGGAATTCGAAATTTTTAAAACCTTATCTTTTTCAGTATTTATTTCGATGTCAATAATGTTTTCTGATGCAATTCTATAGAATAATTTTGGGTGTTTAAAACTGAGTTTTCCGAAGTTGTAAAATACAGGAACGATTAAAGGAGAATTGATGAAATTACTATTTTTTATATCTAAGGAACTTGAAATCCAAAAGACCTTATTTTCTCTATTTTTAATTTCAGAAATGAAAGAAGTGCCATTTTCAAAAGCTACAATTGTACTTGTGTTATTTGAAGTGATAGGATAATAGTGTTGCACTGTTGGATATTGAAAGTTAGTCACTTTTTTTGAAAACACATTTTGAAAAAGAGGGTGATTGAAATTGATATTTGTAATTTTTAAAGTGTCTATTTTTTTAGGTTGAATTTTCCTTAAATTTAAGTTTTTAAACAAAGAATTATAAGCTTTTAAATTCAAATTTTTATGTGGGATAATTACAAGGATTCCTCCGTTTTTAGAAAATTCAATAATTTTTTTTGATAAGATTTCAGAAATATTTTCTACTTCATTTAGTATGATTAATTGCTGTTTTAAAATAGAATTATAATTGGTGTTTTGAACCGTAGATTCTGTTAGGTTAAATTCGTTTTTGGTATAAATTTTAGCAAGAAAATTAGCCTTGTTTCCAATCGATAAAACATTGATTTTTTGATCGTTTTTTAGAGTAAAAAAAAACACGTTATCAAAGGCGAAAGTATCACTGAAATTAAGTGCTATTTTTCCATTAAATTCTGGTAGATTTTGAATTTTAAATTGAATGGTTTCTAGGGTGTCTTTTTTAAAAGAGGAGGAGAGTTTGCTAATTAGTTTATTGTTGTTGTAAACAGCAATAGGAATGTTGCTTTTTGCTTCCCCTTGGTTTTTAATAAGAACATTGAGTGTAAAATTATTGGCATTAGAATTATTTACAAAAACACTGTCTATAGAAATGTTGTTTTTTATAACAGATTCTAGTTTTATGGCCGAAAAAGGGGGTGTTACATTTGTAAACTCGTTTTTGTAAGTGTTTTGTAAATCAGATATTAATACGGTGTTATTTGAAGTGTTTGTTTTGTTTTTTGTTTTGGAGTCGAATTTTAATAAAATGGTAGCTAAATCTATTTTTTTTGAAGTTTCTTTAACTTGTAATAAGATGTTTTTTAGTTCTTTCTTATCTATTCTATCGTAGAAATTAGAATTTGTTTGCAGCGAATATACATCTTTTTCTGATGCGTTTTCTATAATTTCTTGGGCTGCTATTTGTAATAAGTTTCCTTTTATACCCTTTGTGTTTGTACTTAAAGAGTTGTCTAGATAGATGAAATTATGTTGTGTTTGACTTGCTGTTTTATTGCTGAAATAAGGCTGAGAAAAAGCAACAATAATAGCTGTAAGTAAAAGCATTCTTGTACTAAGTATTAACCATTTTTTTATGCGTGAACTTTTACGTGTTTGTTGTGCTAATTTTTGTAAAAATGCTACGTTTGTAAAAGGGACTTTTATGAATTTTTGTAGTTGAAAAAGATGCACTATAATCGGGATGATTAACAGTGTTAAAAAGTATAATATTTCTGGGTTTTTAAATTGCATTTATGGTAATTAGATGTGATTTAAAAATAATTAAATTTATAAAATAACGTTAGAGATGTGTAAGATAATCTTTTGAAATTAAACCACAATATTAGCCTTTAATTCGAAAATAAAAATAGCAAGTTAAGGGATGAAAAGGAACGTTGAATTAGAAGTGAATTACAGTTTTATTTGTCCTTTTTTTTAAGGTTAAAGGCTTTTAAAATTTTTCAAAAACCCCTAAACCAAATAATGCAAAATCATATTTTACAGGATCATTTTTGTCTAATTTTCGTAAGTTGGTATCTAATTCAGAAAGAGCTTTCCAGTCGTTTTGTTTTCTTAAAAGTAGTTTTAATTTTCGAGCAACATTACCAGAATGTACATCTAATGGACATGATAAATTTGATGGTTTGTGGGTTTTCCAAATGCCGAAATCTACCCCTTTATTATCGTTTCTAACCATCCATCTTAAGAACATATTTATCCTTTTTGCAGCCGAATTTTTTAGAGGATCTGAGATGTGCTTTTGAGTTCTTTGTTGATGATCAACTTCAAAAAAAACTTGTTTTAAATGATGAATTGCATGCTTATAATCGGTCTGTTTTTCATCAACCAATAACACTTTTTCTAATCCCTGGTGATGCGTATAAATATGATTTAAAGACGTTATAAATTGTTTTAAATCGATTGCATTAAAAGTTCTGTGCACAAAATTATCAAGAGATTTTAAATCATTTTCTTGATGATTCATCACAAAATCAAAAGGAGAATTATCAAAAAGATCCATCATTTTAATGGCATTTTTAATAATCATAGTTCGATTTCCCCAAGAAATAGTTGCTGTTAAAAAGCCTGCAATTTCAATATCTTCCTTTTTTGTGAATAAATGGGGGATCTGAATTGGATCAGATTCAATAAAATTAGGAGTGTTATATAGCGTTACTTTCTCGTCTAAAAACTCTTTTAATTCAGATTTTTTCATAATTATCTATTCGAATAAAAAACTCATTAAAAATAAAAAACCATTATAACTTCCATGGAGTAGCATTGCCCATAATAAGCCAAATTTAACCCTTATATAACCAAAATAACCACCAACTAATAATTGAGGTAAGATTAAAATAGGAGAGAGTAATAGTACGTTTGTGGTGATTTCAAAATTTGTAATATGTACAAAACCAAAAATCAATGTAAAAATATAGAAAGCATATTTAAACGATTTTGGTTTTACGAATATCGTTATTGGAGCTCTAAATAAAGTTTCTTCTAAGATAGGAGTAAGAATAGAGCCCAATAATAAAATTTGAATAAAAGACATGTCTTTAAACATTTCTTCTAGTTTATGGGTTTCAAAATCTACAAGTTGTAGTTCTTGAAGCACACTGAATATTGGTGTTATTATAATACTAGTAATGATACTAATAATAAAGAGGTGAAAGAGAATTTTAATACGATAGCCAGTATTCTTATTGGGATCTATGCCTGGTACTGGGTTTTTTAAATAAGTAATTACATTATTAAAGGTTTCTTTCATTATCTAGGTTTATTTATAAGTAGTATTAAACTTAGAAATGTTACACTATTCTA
Proteins encoded in this region:
- a CDS encoding GNAT family N-acetyltransferase, with product MNTLIKVIDAEDILTIIQLLTKLNTKTPLDILKERVIEISKNTNYECIGLYVDEKLVGISGLWYSTRHYIGKSVEPDHVIIDEATRGQGLGKQLFNWIDNHVKNKGCEAIELNAYSSNPKSHKFYYNEGYNIYGFHFLKVLRDDKKFY
- a CDS encoding alpha/beta hydrolase, which gives rise to MSDLQYIVRQPKKIAKNPPLLVLLHGYGSNEQDLFSFAEELPDELLIVSAQAPYTLGAGSYAWYAINFDDINGKFSDLEQAKESIDKIAIFIDEVKTKYNTNPEKTFLLGFSQGAALSYSLSFFYPNKVQHVIALSAYVNTELLPTAISKEIETDYYCSHGTVDQVIPIEWARKSKPFLDNLGLKNVYSEYPVGHGVAPQNFYSFKTWIEERL
- a CDS encoding dihydroorotase, encoding MTTLLKSATIIDTSSPYHQQQKDILITDGIITKIEDSIENNNYQVVALDNLHVSCGWFDTSVSFGEPGYEERENIKNGLDVAAKSGFTSVAVNANSNPVIDNKAAVEFLRNKANGFATNLYPIAALTQNSKGIDMAELYDMQQSGAIAFADYNKPVANDNLMKIALLYAQNFDGLVFSFPKNNSIAGEGIANEGVNSTKLGLKGSPTLAEHIQIARDLYLLEYTGGKLHIPTISTTKSVELIKEAKKKGLQVTCSVAIHHLTLSDDELHGFDSNYKVNPPLRTKADLKSLIKGIKSGVIDIITSDHNPIDIEQKKLEFSEAKDGTIGLESAFGAINSVLNLQDFIENLTSKPKSVFGLENHSIKENSKAEITLFNPEHNYTFTRADILSTSKNSAFLDKKLKGKAYGIYANNQLILK
- a CDS encoding BatA domain-containing protein → MQFKNPEILYFLTLLIIPIIVHLFQLQKFIKVPFTNVAFLQKLAQQTRKSSRIKKWLILSTRMLLLTAIIVAFSQPYFSNKTASQTQHNFIYLDNSLSTNTKGIKGNLLQIAAQEIIENASEKDVYSLQTNSNFYDRIDKKELKNILLQVKETSKKIDLATILLKFDSKTKNKTNTSNNTVLISDLQNTYKNEFTNVTPPFSAIKLESVIKNNISIDSVFVNNSNANNFTLNVLIKNQGEAKSNIPIAVYNNNKLISKLSSSFKKDTLETIQFKIQNLPEFNGKIALNFSDTFAFDNVFFFTLKNDQKINVLSIGNKANFLAKIYTKNEFNLTESTVQNTNYNSILKQQLIILNEVENISEILSKKIIEFSKNGGILVIIPHKNLNLKAYNSLFKNLNLRKIQPKKIDTLKITNINFNHPLFQNVFSKKVTNFQYPTVQHYYPITSNNTSTIVAFENGTSFISEIKNRENKVFWISSSLDIKNSNFINSPLIVPVFYNFGKLSFKHPKLFYRIASENIIDIEINTEKDKVLKISNSENSFIPLQQKFQNKVSITTKEQPLKSGFYNIIKDADTIQKIAFNYAKEESLLNFLDLNELKETNKNITVSNSVADVFKKINKKNKVHWLWKWFLSLAIVSLLLEILILKFYKP
- a CDS encoding TIGR02757 family protein; translation: MKKSELKEFLDEKVTLYNTPNFIESDPIQIPHLFTKKEDIEIAGFLTATISWGNRTMIIKNAIKMMDLFDNSPFDFVMNHQENDLKSLDNFVHRTFNAIDLKQFITSLNHIYTHHQGLEKVLLVDEKQTDYKHAIHHLKQVFFEVDHQQRTQKHISDPLKNSAAKRINMFLRWMVRNDNKGVDFGIWKTHKPSNLSCPLDVHSGNVARKLKLLLRKQNDWKALSELDTNLRKLDKNDPVKYDFALFGLGVFEKF
- a CDS encoding CPBP family intramembrane glutamic endopeptidase, with protein sequence MKETFNNVITYLKNPVPGIDPNKNTGYRIKILFHLFIISIITSIIITPIFSVLQELQLVDFETHKLEEMFKDMSFIQILLLGSILTPILEETLFRAPITIFVKPKSFKYAFYIFTLIFGFVHITNFEITTNVLLLSPILILPQLLVGGYFGYIRVKFGLLWAMLLHGSYNGFLFLMSFLFE